The stretch of DNA ACGCCAGCCCCTCCGCGGTGTCGGCGACGCGCTCGGGGAGGTTCCCGCCGCCGATCTCGCCCATCGGCCCGGGGTGGATCATCGGCAGCACGAACCGCGCCTTCTCCGTCCCGTCGGGCCGGCGGAACGCGAGCACCGTGACCGGGACGATCGCCTCCTCGCCGAGCTCTTCGAAGAAGTCCTCCAGCTCCCGGGTGCCCTCGGCGACGTGGCCGATGAACCCCCGGAGGAAGTCGAGCATCGAGACGCCCATCGAGCGCCGCCACGGCTGGTCGACCGCGACGAGGAACACCCAGACTGCGACGGCGTAGAACACACAGAGCACGCCGAGCAGGGCGAACTGCTGGGGCGAGAGCGTGCTCAGGACGCCCGGCGCCTCGGCGGACTCGTCGAGGAACGGGGTGAGGAACGCCCGGGTCGCCGACCCGCCGTCGGCGAGATATCGGATCGTACCGCTGTAGACGAACAGTAGCGCGGCCGCGACCGCGGTCTGGATGCTGGCGGGGAGGATCGCGACCGGGAGCGAGGTGCGGGAGACCGCCATCACCACCAGCAGGCGGAGCGCGAACACCGACGCCAGCGCGACCATCAGCGCGTCGAAGACGAACGGCTGGTCGAGTTCGGGGACGAGGTAGGCGATCAGGGCCGCAGCGCTCACGACCGCGACGATCAGCAGCTCACAGATCAGCGCGAGCAGCGACGCGCGGTTGTACGTCAGCCGCCCCCCCGTGTAGCGGTCGACCCACGGGGTCGCGAAGCCGGCGACCACCGTCGGAACGCCGATGAAGAAGATCCCCTCCCACGCGTCCTGCCCGAGGAAGAGGATGCCACGGAACACCGCGTCGGCCTCGCCGCTGTCGAAGGCGCCGATGCCCGCGACGGCGGCCACCAGCAGGGCGAACGTGAGGCTGGTGTACCAGTTCGGGGCCCGGAAGATGAACCGCGAGAGCCCCGCGAGGTTGCTCTGGGACGACGTCATCGGTACTGGCTGTGACCCGGACGGCCTAAAACCCGTGACTTTCCGTCCCCGGCCCGATCCGGCCGCCGGCTACCAGTTCTCGCAGATCGTCTCGAACGCCTCGAACACCGCCTCCCCCTCTGCGGTGTGGGCGACCTCGGGGTGCCACTGGACGCCGTAGAGTCCCCGGTCGGGGTCGCTCATCGCCTCGACCTCGCAGACGTCGCTCCGGGCGGTGCGCTCGAACCCCTCGGGCACCTCGTCGACCTCGTCGGCGTGGCTGGCCCACACCCGGGTTTCGGGTGCGAGGCTACCGATCAGCGGGTCCGCGTCGTCGAGAATCTCGACGGTCACGTCGGCGTAGCCGCCGTACTCGCCGCTGTGGGTGCTGCCGCCCAGCTCCTCGGCCATGAACTGCATCCCGAGACAGATGCCCAGCACGGGGACGTCGAGGTCGAGGTAGTCGGCACAGCGCCCGACGC from Halolamina sediminis encodes:
- a CDS encoding DUF2070 family protein codes for the protein MTSSQSNLAGLSRFIFRAPNWYTSLTFALLVAAVAGIGAFDSGEADAVFRGILFLGQDAWEGIFFIGVPTVVAGFATPWVDRYTGGRLTYNRASLLALICELLIVAVVSAAALIAYLVPELDQPFVFDALMVALASVFALRLLVVMAVSRTSLPVAILPASIQTAVAAALLFVYSGTIRYLADGGSATRAFLTPFLDESAEAPGVLSTLSPQQFALLGVLCVFYAVAVWVFLVAVDQPWRRSMGVSMLDFLRGFIGHVAEGTRELEDFFEELGEEAIVPVTVLAFRRPDGTEKARFVLPMIHPGPMGEIGGGNLPERVADTAEGLAFPPHATAGHDFNLVTEREVDRLIDAAARAHRRIEYDDEATRSTRTVAGDAKLLGQSFGGDGLLVNTFSPDFADDVEYGVGLTAREGARTNGLDDVLLADAHNCNNGLDGPDLGHVTPGSPRSFDMINAAEQAGARLGDAPEGPLSLGTAWDETDWEPQEGIGPLGIRVAVTAVDGQETAYVLVDGNNMEPWLRDRTVDELLETVDAAEVMTTDTHIVNTVEADNQVGAEIDHSAFIDAVSDLLEAARADLEPVEAGMATERAEVTVFGNDRTETLASHANAVVSLGGAFALAVILAVVAISVLLFFVT
- a CDS encoding GMP synthase subunit A — encoded protein: MTRIVVIDNHGQFTHLEGRALRDIGVDTEILDNDTDPAEIDADGLVLSGGPSMDRVGRCADYLDLDVPVLGICLGMQFMAEELGGSTHSGEYGGYADVTVEILDDADPLIGSLAPETRVWASHADEVDEVPEGFERTARSDVCEVEAMSDPDRGLYGVQWHPEVAHTAEGEAVFEAFETICENW